One Osmerus eperlanus chromosome 16, fOsmEpe2.1, whole genome shotgun sequence DNA segment encodes these proteins:
- the LOC134036555 gene encoding uncharacterized protein LOC134036555 codes for MFLCLIWLVCKWHLAYSEDVITPFTDVVLALEGDRVTLSCNYSGTVNNLQWYLQNPRSVPQFLTMEHMDNNPGFSVKHEREKRNMFTWSSPLLNMSVEFSLVCCHSVSQTLIMFSCFIFVIAMFVGNGSAENGIYSDSLEERVMFGDSGKLSCNYSLDGTGSLLWYRQYPRSAPLFLLLVTSYGSSKETVVPATPPYPRLSVYLNKERNRVDLSISSAEVTDSALYYCALQPTVTGNPDTLYKNPSISTQGTIRDSYVIYRIKHF; via the exons ATGTTCTTGTGTTTAATCTGGCTGGTCTGTAAATGGCACCTTG CATATTCTGAGGATGTGATTACACCATTCACGGATGTTGTCCTGGctttggagggagacagagtcacTCTCTCCTGTAACTACTCTGGAACAGTTAATAACCTCCAGTGGTATCTCCAGAATCCCAGATCAGTTCCACAGTTCCTCACCATGGAGCACATGGACAACAACCCTGGATTCTCTGtaaaacatgagagagagaaaagaaacatgTTCACCTGGAGCTCTCCTCTGCTAAA TATGTCAGTAGAGTTTAGTCTTGTTTGTTGTCATTCTGTTTCTCAAACGTTGATCATGTTCAGTTGTTTCATTTTTGTCATTGCTATGTTTGTAG GAAATGGCTCGGCTGAAAATGGAATTTATTCAGATAGTCTTGAGGAGAGGGTGATGTTTGGTGACAGTGGCAAGCTTTCTTGCAATTATTCATTGGATGGTACAGGCAGTCTGTTATGGTATCGTCAATATCCCAGATCAGctcccctgttcctcctcctcgtaaCATCCTATGGATCCTCTAAGGAGACTGTAGTTCCTGCCACTCCTCCATACCCTCGTCTATCTGTATATCTCAATAAGGAGAGGAACCGTGTGGATCTGAGCATCTCGTCAGCTGAAGTGACAGACTCTGCTCTGTACTACTGTGCCTTGCAGCCCACAGTGACAGGAAACCCAGACACACTGTACAAAAACCCCAGTATCTCAACACAAGGCACAATACGTGATTCATATGTGATCTATAGAATAAAACACTTTTAA